A stretch of the Saprospiraceae bacterium genome encodes the following:
- a CDS encoding cytochrome C peroxidase has product MPILLVPIAGLLLSETDYKSSPYFHLFENRLQEFTSSQGQLIDYLAFENLDGPGSRQRCKEMIHQNRLLLKSVDFWIRYLHPNLYRKINGPLLVEWETEVFEKFEAPYKRIGAGLGLAESYLEEAEIRKDSLIYLLKSGFESSKLFLQDSVTVQFNIPDHFYFANRLFLLNLAAIYTTGFECPDPNAVIPELKFMLASMPEIYAFYNQAYPALRFPESYRNLFSEMIEFVRMQSSNINAFDHFKFIRDYVNPLFKINQEQIVDKKLKTKNFNDYSLNNQAVSIFDKTLYEGQDFKGIFRGIKNDSILNEIRALGKLLFYDPILSGNLKRACASCHQPTTFFTDTLNKTALKFDQKSRLLRSAPSLTNVVHNHLIMMDGKHIDLKSQLTDVIHNPEELNANQQSILKNILSCNEYKSRFQPFKNYGGFSAISFEHLSAAIILYYAEFSFYEADFDLAMNQKLELSKDVQDGFNLFMGKAQCGTCHFVPQFNGVKPPYIGSEFEVIGVPSDTFFKAISPDSGRYKINPATETSHAFRTGSIRNAAHTMPYMHQGVFRTLDEVIEFYNAGGGVGKGLSIPNQSLSSDKLELTDLEKQKLKLFINSLTEKIPVQVPPASLPLSGKKELNKRKVGGEY; this is encoded by the coding sequence GTGCCAATTTTACTGGTTCCGATCGCTGGACTTCTATTGTCAGAAACAGATTATAAATCCAGCCCGTATTTTCACTTGTTTGAAAACCGTCTGCAAGAATTTACCTCATCACAAGGGCAACTAATTGATTATCTGGCATTTGAGAATCTTGATGGCCCTGGATCCCGTCAACGTTGCAAAGAAATGATCCACCAAAATCGATTGCTATTAAAATCCGTTGATTTTTGGATTCGGTATTTGCATCCAAACTTGTATCGTAAAATTAATGGCCCATTATTGGTTGAATGGGAAACCGAAGTATTTGAAAAATTTGAAGCTCCCTATAAACGAATTGGTGCTGGTTTGGGATTAGCAGAATCCTACCTGGAGGAAGCAGAAATCAGGAAAGATTCATTGATCTATTTACTCAAATCCGGTTTCGAAAGCAGCAAACTCTTTCTTCAGGATTCAGTTACGGTGCAATTCAATATTCCCGATCATTTTTATTTTGCTAACCGTTTATTTCTGCTCAATCTCGCAGCTATTTATACAACAGGTTTTGAATGTCCGGATCCAAATGCTGTGATCCCGGAATTAAAGTTCATGCTTGCTTCAATGCCAGAAATTTATGCATTTTATAATCAAGCATATCCTGCTTTGCGTTTTCCAGAATCGTATCGAAATTTATTTTCAGAAATGATTGAGTTTGTTCGAATGCAATCTTCGAATATAAATGCATTCGATCATTTTAAATTTATACGTGATTATGTAAATCCCTTATTCAAAATTAACCAGGAACAAATAGTTGACAAAAAGCTTAAAACAAAAAACTTCAATGATTACAGTTTAAATAATCAAGCAGTATCTATTTTTGATAAAACCTTGTACGAAGGCCAGGATTTTAAAGGGATTTTCAGAGGCATCAAAAATGATTCAATACTCAATGAAATCAGGGCTTTGGGCAAGCTTCTTTTTTATGATCCGATTTTATCCGGAAATTTAAAAAGAGCTTGTGCATCCTGCCATCAACCAACAACATTTTTTACTGATACCTTAAATAAAACGGCTTTAAAATTTGATCAAAAATCAAGACTGTTACGCAGTGCTCCTTCCTTAACAAATGTTGTTCATAATCATTTAATTATGATGGATGGAAAACACATCGATTTAAAGAGTCAACTCACCGATGTAATCCATAATCCGGAAGAACTCAACGCTAACCAACAAAGTATTCTCAAAAACATACTGAGTTGCAATGAATATAAATCAAGATTTCAACCTTTTAAAAATTATGGAGGATTTTCAGCAATTAGTTTTGAACATCTTAGTGCAGCAATAATTTTATATTATGCGGAGTTTAGTTTTTATGAAGCTGATTTTGATTTAGCTATGAACCAAAAACTTGAACTCTCAAAAGATGTTCAAGATGGTTTTAATCTTTTTATGGGAAAAGCGCAATGTGGCACCTGTCATTTTGTGCCACAATTTAACGGGGTAAAACCTCCCTATATCGGTAGTGAATTTGAAGTAATTGGTGTTCCATCAGATACGTTTTTCAAAGCAATAAGTCCGGATTCAGGTCGCTACAAAATAAATCCTGCAACTGAAACCAGCCACGCATTTCGAACCGGCAGCATTCGTAATGCAGCTCACACCATGCCCTATATGCACCAAGGCGTATTTCGAACTTTAGATGAGGTTATCGAATTTTACAATGCCGGAGGTGGGGTAGGGAAAGGACTTTCAATCCCTAACCAAAGTCTTTCATCGGACAAATTGGAATTGACAGATTTGGAGAAACAAAAACTTAAACTATTTATTAATTCACTTACAGAAAAGATCCCTGTTCAAGTACCTCCGGCTTCCTTACCTTTGTCTGGTAAAAAAGAATTAAATAAACGCAAAGTAGGGGGAGAATATTAA
- a CDS encoding c-type cytochrome, whose protein sequence is MTKINYFLACSVLFAFLQCSKPKEQYYIPDTISKENKRNLIAYFEQGKVLYINNCSSCHGIYHKGKDSIPNFSQAQLDTYKAKLAMKDGQTHTFADSLSYDQIEQILKFLSYRKQ, encoded by the coding sequence ATGACTAAAATCAATTATTTTTTAGCTTGCTCTGTGCTGTTTGCTTTTTTGCAATGCAGTAAACCAAAGGAACAGTATTACATCCCGGATACCATATCTAAGGAAAATAAACGCAACCTCATTGCATATTTTGAACAGGGAAAAGTACTTTACATCAATAATTGTTCAAGTTGTCACGGCATCTACCATAAAGGGAAAGATAGTATTCCAAATTTTAGCCAAGCCCAATTGGATACCTATAAAGCTAAACTAGCTATGAAGGACGGGCAAACACATACATTTGCAGATAGCTTAAGCTATGATCAAATCGAACAAATTCTGAAGTTTCTTAGTTATAGGAAGCAATGA